The Thermus tengchongensis genome includes the window GGGGGTTAACGAACCCGCTGGCGCCTTGGATGCGGAAAAGCACCTCGGCGTCCCGGAAGCGACCCTCCCGGACGTCCAGGAGGCTCTGGAAGAAGAGACGACCCTTACCGGCCGCCAAGGCCTGGTGGAACTCCGCCTCCAAAGCAAGGGCTTGGGGCGTGAGACCGTCCAGGTCAGGGGTGAAAACCTCGGGCTGGGTAAGCCGAAAAAACTTGGCCCGGTACATGGCCAGGTCTGCCCGACGCAGCAACTCCGCCAGGGTGACCCCGTGGATAGGGAAGAGGGCTAGGCCCAGGCTCGCCTCGAGCCGAATGCCCTGGTCACCCAAGGCCACCTCCACACCCGCCGCATCGAGGAGCGCCTGGGCTTTCCTTTGGGCTTCCCGGCAGTCGGCTGCAGGGAACCAAGCGGCAAACTCGTCGCCACCCATCCGCCCTAAGACCGCCTCCGGAAGGGCCGCCTTCAGCCGTGCTCCCAGCTCGGCCAGCACCCGGTCCCCAGCGGCGTGTCCCAGGGTATCGTTCACCGCTTTGAATCGGTCCAGATCCAGGTAAGCCAGCGCCCGGGGGGCTCCGGAACGCAAGAGCTCAGCTTCCACGCGCTCCATAAAGGCTCGCCGGTTCAAAAGCCCCGTCAAGGGATCCACGGTGGAGAGCTCTTCCAACTGGGCCCGCAGGGCCACCTCCTCGCTGATGTCCCGGCTGGTGGCCACCAGGTACTCTACCCGGCCCGAGGGACCGAGGATCGGGGTGACGATCTTCTCTTCGGTGTACAGGGAACCATCCTTTCTGCGGTTGGTGAAGACGCCCCGGAAGGGCCTGCCCGAAAGCACCTGCTCCCAGAAATTCTGGTAGAAGGCTAAGGGGTGGTGGCCCGACTTCAAAAAGCGGGGGTTGAGGCCCAAGACCTCCTCCCGCCGATAGCCCGTGAGCCGCTCGAAGGCCTGGTTGGCGTACAGAATGTGCCCCGAGGCGTCGGTGATGAGCACGCTCTCGGCGAGCTGTTCCAGCACCGCCTGGAGAACCATCGGCGGGAGGAAGGTGGAGGTCATGAGCCTTCCTTGCGGAGTGCCTCCAGCATTCCCTTGGCTTCTTCTTCCGTCAGCCGATCCAGCAAAGCGGGTTCCATCCCCGCCACGTTGTAGAGGGCCAGGGCCCGGTAGCGGTCGTAGCCGTGGGTGATCACCGCGCCCACCGCCATGCTTAGGCGGTAGAAGGCTTCGGTGAGCGGGTCGGCCTCAGGGAGTTTGGCGTCATGGGACTTCCTCTCCACAAACTCCGCCACGAAGGAGGCCATGGCCAGCATCATGG containing:
- a CDS encoding putative bifunctional diguanylate cyclase/phosphodiesterase, translating into MTSTFLPPMVLQAVLEQLAESVLITDASGHILYANQAFERLTGYRREEVLGLNPRFLKSGHHPLAFYQNFWEQVLSGRPFRGVFTNRRKDGSLYTEEKIVTPILGPSGRVEYLVATSRDISEEVALRAQLEELSTVDPLTGLLNRRAFMERVEAELLRSGAPRALAYLDLDRFKAVNDTLGHAAGDRVLAELGARLKAALPEAVLGRMGGDEFAAWFPAADCREAQRKAQALLDAAGVEVALGDQGIRLEASLGLALFPIHGVTLAELLRRADLAMYRAKFFRLTQPEVFTPDLDGLTPQALALEAEFHQALAAGKGRLFFQSLLDVREGRFRDAEVLFRIQGASGFVNPLGHLDLSRRAVNEAVDRFVLSQLLALQARYPQITLWVNVTPWSLSDPSFLALVEKQVGQGLEASRVVLEISERLASNHLSRITPALWRLKTLGFRLALDDFGMGQTSLLHLRSLPLDFLKISKELFWEVRKSSDRALPLLVSIIEMAHDLGYGVVLEGVETPEDHDRGLELGVDFLQGFFLHRPTLEPRC